The Nitrospirota bacterium genomic interval TAACGGCTCTTCCGAGCCTGACGGACCAAACTCTATTGTAACCTTGCCGCTTGAGACTTCACCCAGCGACGGGATAAACACATCTTGTATTTCAACATTCCCTTTCAGGCTTGTTTTTTTCTTTTCATTATTTCCTTCAATTCCCCAGGACTCGTCATTCAGATTGATATTCAGGAGGTAAGTCTGCTTTTTCCCGACTGCCTCGTCATTTACATATCTAAGCGCGCCGGCTATGTGCATCGCCTCAGTTTTTAATGTGCCTCCCATGTCCCTGAAAGAAGGCATTACCAAAGCAAGCATCAGCGAGAGAATAAAAATTACAAGGATTAGCTCAATGAGGGTAAAACCTGATGAAAAAGGTTGAAGGTTGAGGGTTGAAGGTTGAAAGCAGAAAGCAGAAGAATACTTTTTTTCATCCTTCATCCTTCATCCCTCATCCTTAGCTTACAGGTCCCAGTTTGTAATGTCTGCATCGTATTTTTCGCCGCCCGAAGCGCCGTCAGCGCCGTAAGAGATGATATCGTAATCACCCTGAGTACCGGGGGATATGTATACATAAGGATTGCCCCACGAATCTAACGGCAGTTTTTTTTTCTCCAGATAACCGCCCTCTTTATAATTCATGGGTATCTGCCCTGTTTCAGGTTTTGTGATTAAAGCCGTAAGCCCCTGCTCGGTAGAAGGGTAAAAGCCGTTGTCCATCTTAAAAAGCTTCAGCGCAGTTTCAAAGTTTTTTATCTGAATCCTTGCCTCCGCAACCCTTGCGTCATCAGTCCTACCGATAAGCTTAGGCGCTATAATGGCGGCAAGGATGCTAAGAATGAAGATTACTATCATTATCTCAATGAGGGTGAAGCCGTAATGCGTAAAGGATGAACGATAAACAGATTTTT includes:
- a CDS encoding prepilin-type N-terminal cleavage/methylation domain-containing protein, producing MKDEKKYSSAFCFQPSTLNLQPFSSGFTLIELILVIFILSLMLALVMPSFRDMGGTLKTEAMHIAGALRYVNDEAVGKKQTYLLNINLNDESWGIEGNNEKKKTSLKGNVEIQDVFIPSLGEVSSGKVTIEFGPSGSEEPLIFHFKKDKAEYTVIFNHINGRVRVIEGYAL
- the gspG gene encoding type II secretion system major pseudopilin GspG, whose protein sequence is MENSKSKKSVYRSSFTHYGFTLIEIMIVIFILSILAAIIAPKLIGRTDDARVAEARIQIKNFETALKLFKMDNGFYPSTEQGLTALITKPETGQIPMNYKEGGYLEKKKLPLDSWGNPYVYISPGTQGDYDIISYGADGASGGEKYDADITNWDL